From the genome of Muricauda sp. SCSIO 64092, one region includes:
- a CDS encoding glycosyl hydrolase 53 family protein — MKMTQFQLRERNAILGMGFTTWSFGPNLQDVDETYRFIANNADVYVEHLDNTIPWNAWINDLPLPAEFTNEIMGRANRKIVGKDLVLSVGLLNLDRDDLAADFDGSIPAYTVLNDPHIQEAYTKHIHYLVTQFSPDYLVAAIEVNELWLGNRALWEDYTQLMAQVFAATKISFPNLKITASISLHNLHNPAMENGEEYLNAVLGHVNQMDFVAISYYPFLKNQSTVAEFQETLDFLHGNTNKPIAIVESGHIAEDLIVSNLGISISGNATEQNAFLETLLSNAQTKNYEMVVWWAHHDYDSLWEVFPPEVKDIGQLWRDTGILDENGVQRPAFVSWQSYFGN; from the coding sequence ATGAAAATGACCCAATTTCAATTGAGGGAGCGGAACGCAATTTTGGGAATGGGCTTTACCACTTGGAGCTTTGGCCCCAATCTTCAAGATGTGGACGAAACCTACCGTTTTATTGCCAATAATGCCGATGTTTATGTGGAGCATTTGGACAATACCATTCCCTGGAACGCTTGGATAAACGATTTACCCTTGCCAGCTGAATTTACCAATGAAATCATGGGAAGGGCCAATCGAAAAATAGTTGGAAAGGACTTGGTGCTCTCCGTGGGTTTGCTTAATCTAGATCGTGATGATTTGGCAGCGGATTTTGATGGTTCCATTCCCGCATACACTGTTTTGAACGACCCCCATATTCAAGAGGCCTACACCAAACACATCCATTATTTGGTTACCCAATTCTCCCCAGATTATCTGGTTGCTGCCATTGAAGTAAACGAACTCTGGTTGGGAAATCGGGCACTCTGGGAAGACTATACCCAATTAATGGCCCAAGTCTTTGCTGCCACCAAGATTTCCTTTCCCAATTTAAAAATAACTGCCTCTATTTCATTGCACAATCTCCATAACCCAGCTATGGAGAACGGGGAAGAATACCTCAATGCGGTACTGGGCCATGTCAACCAAATGGATTTTGTGGCCATCAGTTATTATCCTTTTTTAAAAAATCAAAGCACGGTAGCTGAATTTCAGGAGACCTTGGATTTTTTGCACGGCAATACCAACAAACCAATCGCCATTGTAGAGAGCGGACATATTGCCGAAGATTTGATCGTATCCAATTTAGGCATTTCCATTAGTGGAAATGCAACTGAGCAGAACGCCTTTCTGGAAACCCTTTTAAGCAACGCCCAAACCAAAAATTATGAGATGGTAGTTTGGTGGGCGCATCATGATTATGATTCACTTTGGGAGGTTTTTCCGCCCGAGGTCAAGGATATTGGACAACTATGGCGCGATACCGGTATACTGGACGAAAACGGGGTACAACGTCCAGCTTTTGTAAGTTGGCAATCCTATTTTGGGAATTGA
- a CDS encoding GNAT family N-acetyltransferase has product MSLTPDFSIIPAKASEVKSIVDGINTYNLSKVPALAAVWTPLEFVAKNRDGRLIGGVLAGVGYWNGLEIKLLWVEKAYRNQGLGTTLLKHTEKVAKLKGAVISMLDTFDFQAKGFYLKHGYEPVGEIKDFPKGYKRIYFSKRLD; this is encoded by the coding sequence ATGTCCCTTACTCCAGATTTTAGTATCATCCCCGCCAAAGCATCCGAAGTAAAATCCATAGTCGATGGCATCAACACCTATAACCTAAGTAAAGTACCGGCCTTGGCAGCGGTTTGGACCCCTTTGGAGTTTGTGGCCAAAAATAGGGATGGGAGGCTTATCGGCGGCGTCTTGGCCGGAGTGGGCTATTGGAATGGACTTGAAATCAAATTGCTCTGGGTCGAAAAGGCCTACCGCAACCAAGGTTTGGGGACAACACTCCTAAAACATACCGAGAAAGTCGCCAAACTAAAAGGAGCCGTAATTTCCATGTTGGATACTTTTGACTTTCAGGCCAAAGGTTTCTATTTGAAGCATGGTTATGAACCGGTTGGTGAAATCAAGGATTTTCCAAAAGGGTATAAGCGAATTTATTTTTCAAAACGATTGGATTAA
- a CDS encoding alpha/beta hydrolase family protein codes for MGKLLCLGWLLSSFFVCAQSQNHLIDFEFEGVTLNGIMTSPKNATPKGLVLIVHGSGRTKAVAQDWYADVREAISKAGYATFMYDKQGCGQSGGTFDYNQPVQNSAQEVIAAIRALKAQQIPGSQTIGLWGISRAGWINPLVINQYPDIAFWISVSGVYARENFNYLLEQNLLLDGLSKDSVALLVHEWAEGNRIAHAGGSFEAARAATQNLRKNAFFNRFTNGNEITREEYETFQEGFMKEEFDEATGQQIHVPNFKDVLSNSNCPVLALFGEKDKNVDWQKTKALYKETMGKHHRLTIKTFPDANHNVFQCRTGGFFEFQDNDLPYIRPEGFLETLTDWLEALE; via the coding sequence ATGGGAAAATTACTGTGTCTAGGCTGGTTGCTGTCCTCGTTTTTCGTCTGTGCGCAATCTCAAAACCACCTTATTGACTTTGAATTTGAAGGGGTCACCCTCAATGGTATAATGACCTCACCCAAAAATGCAACGCCCAAAGGCCTTGTGTTGATTGTTCATGGCTCAGGTAGAACCAAGGCCGTCGCCCAAGATTGGTATGCCGATGTACGGGAAGCCATCTCCAAAGCAGGCTATGCGACCTTTATGTATGATAAACAAGGCTGTGGCCAAAGTGGCGGTACTTTTGATTACAACCAACCTGTCCAAAACAGTGCCCAAGAAGTCATTGCTGCCATAAGGGCCCTAAAAGCGCAACAAATACCTGGCTCACAAACTATTGGGTTATGGGGGATTAGTCGCGCGGGTTGGATCAACCCTTTGGTCATCAATCAGTACCCCGACATTGCCTTTTGGATATCGGTTTCCGGGGTCTATGCCCGTGAGAACTTCAACTATTTGTTGGAGCAAAATCTATTGCTCGATGGGCTGTCCAAAGATTCCGTTGCCCTTCTGGTCCACGAATGGGCTGAGGGTAATCGTATTGCCCACGCTGGCGGTTCTTTTGAAGCGGCCCGGGCCGCTACCCAAAACCTGCGGAAAAATGCTTTCTTTAATCGGTTCACCAACGGTAATGAAATCACCAGGGAAGAATATGAAACCTTTCAAGAGGGCTTCATGAAAGAAGAATTTGATGAAGCGACCGGTCAACAGATCCATGTTCCCAATTTCAAGGATGTGCTTTCCAATAGCAATTGCCCGGTATTGGCCCTCTTTGGGGAAAAGGACAAAAATGTGGATTGGCAAAAAACCAAAGCACTGTACAAAGAAACGATGGGCAAACACCATCGACTGACCATCAAGACCTTCCCAGATGCCAACCATAATGTATTCCAATGCCGAACCGGAGGGTTTTTTGAATTTCAGGATAACGATTTGCCCTATATACGCCCGGAAGGCTTTTTAGAAACCCTAACGGATTGGTTGGAAGCACTGGAATAA
- a CDS encoding ankyrin repeat domain-containing protein, translating into MAPIYCSKLRNTVIPIVYFLLLSPTINAQSIYRTACQGNIARLDSMLLKVDINTQDNRGRSLLHWAVACNKQKVFEHLMAKGIAFNLEDNEGATPLYMAVRFQHMGFFDALAGMLSDVDWQKRYGASLLEKAILNRDLSFVRKLVESGVPIDSKNKKGSTPLEIALRTETSEIADWLVTNGADRTLVRNFTPQGDYMGQEAPGKEAKVFAPNFISSEEYEFGSVFNAKGNEFYYGVDLGGRNVIRFSKREGNEWTQPKTILSHERYGYNDPFLSPDGNRLYFISNQALDGQGDPKDIDIWYVERKGVGWSEPINAGPNINSESEEYYISFAKEGTMYFASDKNQSHHDIYYSKFVDGEFQEAVKLGNAINTEAYEADVFVDPNEAYLIFCAQRPDGLGRGDLYISFKKADGSWSPSVNMGNTVNTEHHELCPFVTEDGKYLFFTSRQDIYWVSTAIIDALKTKSTAMD; encoded by the coding sequence ATGGCACCAATATATTGTTCCAAGCTTAGAAACACGGTCATTCCCATAGTGTACTTTTTACTGTTAAGCCCAACCATCAATGCCCAAAGCATTTACAGAACTGCCTGTCAGGGTAATATTGCCCGACTGGACAGTATGCTTTTAAAAGTGGATATCAACACCCAGGACAATCGAGGCCGGTCGTTATTGCACTGGGCGGTAGCCTGTAATAAACAAAAGGTTTTTGAACATTTGATGGCCAAAGGAATTGCGTTCAATTTAGAGGACAACGAAGGTGCCACGCCTTTATATATGGCCGTTCGATTTCAGCATATGGGCTTTTTCGATGCATTGGCAGGAATGCTTAGCGATGTTGACTGGCAAAAACGTTACGGCGCTTCCTTGCTGGAAAAAGCCATTTTGAACCGCGACCTCAGTTTTGTACGAAAACTGGTAGAAAGTGGCGTACCCATTGACAGTAAAAACAAAAAGGGCAGCACCCCCTTGGAGATCGCATTACGTACCGAAACTTCTGAAATAGCGGACTGGTTGGTCACAAATGGTGCCGATAGGACCTTGGTACGCAATTTTACGCCACAAGGGGACTACATGGGACAAGAAGCACCTGGAAAGGAAGCCAAGGTATTTGCCCCCAACTTTATCTCTTCGGAAGAATATGAGTTCGGTTCGGTATTTAATGCCAAAGGAAACGAATTCTATTATGGCGTTGACCTTGGTGGCCGAAATGTGATTCGGTTTTCAAAAAGGGAAGGAAATGAGTGGACCCAACCGAAAACCATCCTTTCCCATGAACGATATGGTTACAACGACCCTTTTTTATCCCCTGATGGGAACCGACTGTATTTTATCTCAAACCAGGCCCTGGACGGCCAAGGGGACCCAAAGGACATCGATATCTGGTATGTGGAACGTAAAGGAGTGGGTTGGTCCGAGCCTATAAATGCGGGCCCAAATATCAATTCTGAAAGTGAGGAGTATTATATCTCCTTTGCCAAAGAGGGTACGATGTACTTTGCCTCCGATAAGAACCAATCACATCACGATATTTACTATTCCAAATTTGTGGATGGGGAATTTCAAGAAGCGGTGAAATTGGGGAATGCCATTAATACCGAGGCCTATGAGGCCGATGTATTTGTGGACCCCAATGAAGCCTATTTGATTTTTTGTGCCCAACGCCCTGATGGACTGGGGAGGGGGGACCTCTACATCAGCTTTAAAAAGGCCGATGGTTCCTGGTCACCATCGGTCAATATGGGGAATACCGTGAATACCGAACATCATGAACTCTGCCCTTTTGTCACAGAAGACGGCAAGTACCTCTTTTTTACCAGTCGACAGGATATTTACTGGGTGAGCACCGCAATTATTGATGCCCTAAAAACAAAAAGTACCGCTATGGACTAG
- a CDS encoding NUDIX hydrolase: MEIEKILEEGAAHFLPNLSIDLVIIGYKQGKLQCLLLKFEKKWVLPGGYIKKEESVDEAVVRILKERTGLEEPHFKFLAVFGDANRRFSEEFKRYFKKYDLPWKDDYFINNRFVTLAHYSLVDIDNTHPTASGFDEAVAWFPFEELPELWLDHRDIINTARNRLKTDIKREQLSYNLLPDPFTMPELHRLHQTILDEHLDRSRFQKKMLATGLFERLPKLKKETPGSNPYQYRLKQNI, encoded by the coding sequence ATGGAAATAGAAAAAATACTGGAAGAAGGTGCAGCGCATTTCCTGCCCAATCTGTCGATAGATTTGGTAATCATCGGCTATAAACAAGGAAAACTCCAGTGCCTATTGCTGAAATTCGAAAAAAAATGGGTGTTGCCGGGGGGATACATCAAAAAAGAAGAATCCGTGGATGAAGCGGTGGTCCGAATCCTTAAGGAGCGAACAGGACTGGAAGAACCACATTTTAAGTTCCTAGCGGTCTTTGGTGATGCCAACAGAAGGTTTTCCGAAGAGTTTAAACGGTATTTCAAAAAATATGATCTGCCCTGGAAAGACGATTATTTCATCAATAACCGTTTTGTGACCTTGGCCCACTACTCCCTTGTGGACATTGACAATACCCATCCTACCGCTTCCGGCTTTGACGAGGCAGTAGCATGGTTTCCTTTTGAGGAACTGCCGGAATTATGGCTGGATCACAGAGACATTATCAACACGGCCCGGAATCGCTTGAAAACGGACATCAAACGAGAGCAATTGTCCTATAATCTATTGCCCGACCCCTTTACCATGCCTGAGTTGCACCGCTTGCACCAAACCATTTTGGACGAACATTTGGACCGTAGTCGATTTCAGAAAAAAATGCTGGCCACCGGGCTTTTTGAACGCCTTCCCAAGCTTAAAAAGGAAACACCGGGCAGCAATCCATACCAATATCGATTAAAACAGAACATTTGA
- a CDS encoding glycoside hydrolase family 3 C-terminal domain-containing protein, with product MKKKLFLALKILVGLVLVLVLAGFLGFRYLKSTFFDFEGDYVENKDVSEITVDGHTFLDRNGNDKLDVYEDDRQSIEARVSDVLSQMTLEEKIHLLKGSGIASAMGQTEPGEGIPGAVGTIVPTPRLGIPTVYLSDGPAGLRILPAREGEDRTYYCTAFPIATLLASTWNEALVHDVGTAMGNEAVEYGIDVILGPGANIHRHPLCGRNFEYFSEDPLLSGYMGAAIVNGIESNGVGTSVKHFVANNQETERFVNDVIVSERAMREIYLKGFEHIVEKSQPWTIMSSYNKVNGTYTSESKYLLTDILRDDWGFEGLVMTDWFGGRNAPEQIKAGNDLLEPGTKRQWKALTEAAENGELLEADIDRAASRILTLIFKTKKLGNYDFGNDPDLEAHAKITRKSAAEGMVLLKNEDALPLRDIENVALLGATSYGFIAGGTGSGDVNEAYTVSLEEGLSNVGLKINEKAKSIYEAHKVANAEAFVQPEGFDAMMNPFSPPEIKYTAQQLETIVSSTDVGILTLGRNAGEGGDRVEVDDFLLTDVEQEMITATSEAFHTVGKKLIVVLNVGGVIETASWKEKPDAILLAWQGGQEGGNSVADILIGHVNPSAKLPMTFPVNLGDHASHANFPKNPKHMTITGMIGSLISPPKEKPEGEKVRDEDYTHYDEGVYVGYRHFDTKNKEVSYPFGYGLSYTQFEYGDMELNTQNDTINVTMTVMNVGELPGKEVVQVYTEKLNSTIDRPIQELKAFAKTKSLEPGAMDSLFLKIPVKELRYWDEDDNGWALEKGAYKIKVGASSRSIQKIGEVEL from the coding sequence ATGAAAAAAAAACTGTTTCTTGCATTAAAAATTTTGGTAGGGCTGGTCCTTGTTTTGGTATTGGCCGGATTTTTGGGATTTCGCTATCTAAAATCCACCTTTTTTGATTTTGAAGGGGATTATGTTGAAAACAAGGATGTGTCGGAAATAACCGTGGACGGCCATACTTTTTTGGACCGAAATGGCAATGACAAATTGGATGTATATGAAGATGACCGCCAATCCATTGAAGCACGGGTGTCCGATGTCCTTTCGCAAATGACCCTGGAAGAGAAAATACACCTGTTAAAGGGATCGGGTATTGCCTCTGCCATGGGGCAAACAGAGCCAGGTGAGGGAATTCCCGGAGCAGTGGGAACCATTGTTCCAACACCACGATTGGGAATACCTACGGTATACCTTTCGGATGGCCCTGCCGGATTGCGTATTTTACCAGCCCGTGAGGGCGAGGACCGAACGTACTATTGTACGGCTTTTCCCATTGCCACCCTTTTGGCATCCACCTGGAATGAAGCATTGGTGCACGATGTGGGTACTGCCATGGGCAACGAAGCCGTGGAATACGGAATAGATGTGATTTTGGGTCCCGGTGCCAATATCCATAGGCATCCACTTTGCGGAAGGAATTTTGAATATTTTTCGGAAGACCCCCTATTGTCCGGATATATGGGGGCAGCCATTGTCAATGGTATTGAATCGAACGGAGTCGGTACCTCTGTAAAGCATTTTGTGGCCAACAATCAGGAAACGGAGCGTTTTGTAAATGATGTGATCGTTTCTGAACGCGCCATGCGTGAAATCTATTTAAAGGGATTTGAACATATTGTGGAAAAATCCCAGCCGTGGACCATTATGTCCTCCTATAACAAGGTAAATGGAACCTACACCTCCGAGAGTAAATATTTATTGACGGACATTCTACGTGACGATTGGGGTTTTGAGGGCCTGGTCATGACCGATTGGTTTGGCGGCAGGAATGCACCGGAACAGATCAAAGCTGGGAATGATCTGTTGGAACCGGGAACCAAAAGACAATGGAAGGCCTTAACGGAAGCCGCGGAAAATGGGGAGTTGTTGGAAGCCGATATTGATCGCGCAGCAAGTCGCATCCTTACCTTGATTTTTAAAACAAAGAAGCTTGGAAATTATGATTTTGGGAATGATCCGGATTTGGAGGCACATGCTAAGATTACCAGAAAATCCGCTGCTGAAGGTATGGTCCTCTTGAAAAATGAAGATGCCCTTCCTTTACGTGATATTGAGAATGTTGCCCTATTGGGAGCCACTTCTTATGGATTTATCGCTGGAGGAACTGGCTCGGGGGATGTTAATGAAGCCTATACCGTATCCTTGGAAGAGGGACTCTCCAATGTAGGGCTCAAAATTAATGAAAAGGCCAAAAGCATATACGAGGCCCATAAAGTGGCCAATGCAGAGGCGTTTGTACAACCGGAGGGCTTTGATGCGATGATGAACCCTTTTTCGCCACCGGAAATCAAGTACACCGCCCAACAATTGGAGACTATCGTCTCCAGTACGGATGTCGGGATTTTGACCTTGGGACGAAATGCCGGAGAGGGAGGCGATCGTGTGGAGGTCGATGATTTTTTATTGACCGATGTGGAACAGGAAATGATTACGGCTACAAGTGAGGCTTTCCATACCGTGGGGAAAAAACTGATTGTCGTTTTAAATGTGGGTGGCGTTATTGAAACGGCTTCATGGAAAGAAAAGCCGGATGCCATCCTTTTGGCTTGGCAAGGAGGACAGGAAGGGGGCAACTCCGTTGCCGATATTTTAATCGGTCATGTAAATCCAAGCGCCAAATTGCCCATGACATTTCCGGTAAACCTGGGAGACCATGCTTCCCATGCCAATTTCCCCAAAAACCCAAAACACATGACGATTACGGGTATGATAGGAAGTCTGATATCCCCTCCAAAAGAAAAACCTGAGGGGGAAAAAGTACGGGACGAGGATTACACCCACTATGATGAAGGGGTATATGTGGGATACCGCCATTTCGATACCAAAAACAAAGAGGTTTCCTATCCTTTTGGATATGGGTTGAGTTATACCCAATTTGAGTATGGGGACATGGAATTAAATACACAAAACGATACCATTAATGTGACCATGACCGTCATGAATGTTGGCGAATTACCTGGTAAAGAAGTGGTGCAAGTGTATACCGAAAAACTGAATTCCACTATTGACCGACCAATTCAGGAATTAAAGGCCTTTGCCAAAACCAAAAGCCTTGAACCGGGTGCAATGGACAGCCTGTTCCTAAAGATTCCGGTCAAAGAGTTACGGTATTGGGATGAAGATGACAATGGTTGGGCTTTGGAAAAGGGTGCGTATAAAATTAAAGTTGGTGCCTCTTCCAGAAGTATCCAAAAAATAGGGGAAGTGGAGTTGTAA
- a CDS encoding MFS transporter — protein MQQRKHILPTIVVAQFCCTSLWFASNGVIGELVANFQLGNSALGNLTSAVQFGFISGTLIFALLTITDRFSPSKVFFVSALLGALFNFSMLWPHNSLTSLLIFRYFTGFFLAGIYPVGMKIAADYFDKGLGKSLGFLVGALVVGTAFPHLLKGWGEAVAWESVIKTTSGLAVFGGLSLFLFVPNGPFRKPSQKVDLKAFFKVFRQTDFRAAAFGYFGHMWELYTFWAFVPILLATYTDLHQAKVPIAIWSFVIIALGGPACVLGGYISQKMGVRNTAGTALFLSGCCCLLVPLAFLLPYPSLFLLFLCFWGMVVIADSPLFSTLVAQNAEPQLKGTALTIVNCIGFAITIVSIQFIVYLQTLTASNGLYLLLAIGPLFGLISLFNKR, from the coding sequence GGAACTTGTCGCTAATTTTCAATTGGGCAACAGTGCCTTGGGCAATCTAACCTCTGCTGTGCAGTTTGGTTTTATATCCGGCACGCTCATTTTTGCCCTATTGACCATTACCGATCGTTTTTCCCCTTCCAAGGTATTTTTTGTTTCAGCGCTATTGGGCGCCCTATTTAATTTTTCAATGTTATGGCCGCACAACAGCTTGACCAGTCTTCTCATCTTTAGGTATTTCACTGGATTTTTCCTAGCAGGCATTTATCCCGTGGGGATGAAAATTGCAGCGGATTATTTTGACAAGGGACTCGGAAAGTCCCTGGGGTTTTTGGTTGGGGCATTGGTAGTGGGCACGGCCTTTCCGCATTTGCTCAAGGGATGGGGTGAGGCGGTGGCCTGGGAATCGGTCATTAAAACCACTTCCGGACTGGCCGTTTTCGGCGGGTTGTCACTTTTCCTTTTTGTGCCCAATGGGCCGTTTCGCAAACCGAGTCAAAAGGTAGATTTAAAAGCATTTTTTAAGGTGTTCCGGCAAACGGATTTTAGGGCGGCGGCTTTCGGGTATTTTGGACATATGTGGGAACTGTACACCTTTTGGGCCTTTGTTCCCATACTCTTGGCAACTTATACAGACCTACACCAAGCCAAGGTGCCCATAGCCATCTGGAGCTTTGTCATTATTGCCCTGGGAGGACCGGCCTGCGTATTGGGGGGATATATTTCCCAAAAAATGGGGGTGCGGAATACTGCGGGCACCGCTTTGTTCCTATCGGGCTGTTGTTGCCTATTGGTTCCCTTGGCATTCCTCCTGCCGTATCCAAGCCTTTTCTTGCTCTTCCTCTGTTTTTGGGGCATGGTGGTCATTGCCGATTCGCCTTTGTTTTCTACCCTGGTAGCACAAAATGCCGAACCTCAGCTCAAAGGAACGGCATTGACCATTGTTAACTGTATCGGCTTTGCCATAACCATTGTTAGCATCCAATTCATAGTTTACCTACAGACCCTTACGGCTTCCAATGGGTTATATCTTTTGCTGGCCATTGGTCCGCTGTTCGGTCTAATCAGCCTCTTTAACAAAAGGTAG